The window CGTCCAATAATACCCAAAAAAGTACCGCAGACCGTCTCAAATCTACACAGGATAAACTGATTAGGAAAATCAAATCAATCTTGAAAACTGCCACACCAGAAGAAATCCTAGAAGTGTGGATGCTAACGAAACAGCAAGAACTCAAAAGAACCACCCCAAATTTATCTACACAACAGATAGAAACTGTAGTAAAGTCGCTCATCCTAGAACTAGGCTATGACATTATTACTACCTCGTCAGACGAAAGTGAAGCAAACGACTTAGATGAAGACAACGATACTTTTGTTGATGACGAAGATGACCTTTCCGAAGACTTACCAGTTCCTAAACAACAAGTTTCGGCATTGAAAAAAGTTGAAAAATTAAGGGCTTCAACAAGAAATGGAAAACATTGAATCAGCCATGTCCCAACCAAAATCTGAAACTGACAATACCACAAATCCGCCTATTGAAGTAGATAACTTCGACTTAAATTCTCTAGAAGTAATTTGGGACGGAAACGATGAGGAAATTGACCTCGAAAGTTTAGAAGAACCTACCCCAGGAACGCTAGATATCCTCAATCGAATTGAAACTTTTGATGACTATTTTCATTCCTGTGGAAGGTGGTGAATAATGTATTTAGCCAAAGATTCGTTAGCCAAATATTCGATTCAAGCCGTTCAATTATGGAGTCAACTAGAAACGGCTGAAACTCCCGAAGCAGAGGAAGCTATTCTCAAAGAAATCTGGGAAAATCAGACAGACCAAGAAATTGCTGCTGACACGCAAGCCGAACTTGCAGACCAACTAGATGCGGAAATTTGTGCCATTAAAGCACGTTTAGAACATTTAGTAAAACTGCATAATCAGGCAATTGAAAAACTAGAACGTTGGCGCAGTAATTTAGATAAAACTTTGCTAGAGTTTCACTCAAAAGGAGTAATTTCTACAGAGATTATAGGGCATTCGCGTCACATTCGACTCAAAGAAAATCCACCAAGTTGTGAAGTGTTAATTAACCCTGGTGATTTGCCAGTCGAATATCGTACAGAAAAGCTAGTTGTTACACCAAACAAACGCAAAATTGTAGCAGATTGGAAACGTGGTATTCCCGTTGATGGTACTCGAATTGAACGGAAACTTAGAGTTGAATACCCAATAGTAGCATCAAATTTGACTGCTGCTACTGAAGTGATTTCTCAGCGTAATACTGCATCAAATATTCAGGAGAACTACTCAACTATAACACAAAGTACTGGGCGAAAGGAAAAGGCGATCGCTAAAAGTGTTGATAGTTCTAAGAAGAAAGTGAAAGCACGAGCTAGCTAGTAGTAAATTTTGATAAAACTATAGGAGGTTTCGCTAACAGCAGATAGCTTTTATATGGCTATCTGCTAACCAAATTTTTTGAATTAATTTAGTGTAAGTTTATCCATGAACAAACAAAACAACCATTCGTTTGACATTTCAACATTTAACACAATTACTTACCGGATTCAGCGAGGTAAAGTTGTCATTTCCATTAAAGATGAATCCAATCATCTTAGTGTATCCTTGCCCATAAAAGATGGGCGATTATTCGTAATGCTTGGTTCTATCAGAGCAGTTGTAGCTGAAGCAATGACCGATTACTTGGAACAAGAAGCGTACAAGGATGAGCCACTTCTACTAATT of the Phormidium ambiguum IAM M-71 genome contains:
- a CDS encoding siphovirus Gp157 family protein; this encodes MYLAKDSLAKYSIQAVQLWSQLETAETPEAEEAILKEIWENQTDQEIAADTQAELADQLDAEICAIKARLEHLVKLHNQAIEKLERWRSNLDKTLLEFHSKGVISTEIIGHSRHIRLKENPPSCEVLINPGDLPVEYRTEKLVVTPNKRKIVADWKRGIPVDGTRIERKLRVEYPIVASNLTAATEVISQRNTASNIQENYSTITQSTGRKEKAIAKSVDSSKKKVKARAS